In Rhineura floridana isolate rRhiFlo1 chromosome 12, rRhiFlo1.hap2, whole genome shotgun sequence, a single window of DNA contains:
- the DIXDC1 gene encoding dixin isoform X5, whose protein sequence is MGGKQVKCLASPSPVNSARSESSVTPSEEKAGFEIVREEEADTRTEETGSPFPPESQQARCPATGLEISWEEQLLEQQDHLEKEMEEAKKMISGLQALLLNGSLPEDEQERSFVLCEQDACPGEQLIIVRSRLDQSIEENQELKKELQRHKQEARSLQGIKPWLMFASFLLRGWHRWRLGDVDALQQRLAQQDALILQIKQELLRAKMDKEELHSQNVDLQRKVEERNRLLVEYKKELGQKDRHLHQHQAKMEEMLRQLSEASYQQAELERELQHKEALLAAQCMKKDAEEVIVYSNHGCQSNGFLQTSGKGATSTVHRGTNDLQLVREALRSLRNSFSGHDPQHHTIDSLEQGISSLMERLHRMEMHKRQERRVQGKSPASHTTNDYREPWPSNSKLPHSHSTPAMSSSACTKVLYFTDRSLTPFMVNIPKRLGEVTLRDFKAAIDREGTHRYHFKALDPEFGTVKEEVFHDDDIIPGWEGKIVAWVEEDHGEN, encoded by the exons CCTTGCATCACCCAGTCCTGTAAACAGCGCACGGAGTGAGTCTAGTGTTACACCTTCAGAGGAGAAGGCAGGCTTTGAaattgttcgtgaagaagaagcgGATACGAGAACAG AAGAGACGGGCTCTCCTTTCCCCCCAGAGTCGCAGCAGGCCAGGTGTCCTGCAACAGGCTTGGAGATTTCATGGGAGGAACAGCTCCTAGAGCAGCAAGATCACTTGGAAAAGGAAatggaagaagcaaagaagaTGATTTCAGGACTGCAG GCCTTGCTCCTCAATGGGTCATTACCTGAGGATGAGCAAGAAAGGTCGTTTGTCCTTTGTGAACAGGATGCCTGCCCTGGAGAACAGCTG ATCATAGTCCGAAGCCGACTGGATCAGAGCATAGAGGAGAATCAAGAGCTGAAG AAAGAGTTGCAGAGGCACAAGCAAGAAGCTCGAAGCCTGCAGGGAATAAAG CCCTGGCTAATGTTTGCCTCTTTTCTGCTTCGTGGATGGCATCGGTGGCGACTGGGTGATGTG GATGCCTTGCAGCAGCGGCTGGCCCAGCAGGATGCTCTGATTCTTCAGATAAAGCAAGAGCTGTTGAGAGCAAAAATGGACAAGGAGGAACTGCACAGCCAAAAT GTCGATTTACAGAGGAAGGTAGAAGAGAGGAATCGCCTCCTGGTGGAATACAAA AAGGAACTGGGCCAGAAGGACCGGCACTTACACCAACACCAGGCCAAGATGGAGGAAATGCTGCGGCAGCTCTCCGAGGCCAGCTATCAGCAG GCAGAGCTAGAACGAGAGCTGCAGCACAAAGAAGCCCTGCTGGCGGCTCAGTGTATGAAGAAGGATGCGGAAGAG gtgataGTCTACAGCAATCATGGCTGTCAGAGCAATGGCTTCCTGCAGACATCAGGGAAAGGAGCCACTTCCACAGTGCACAGAGGG ACCAACGACTTGCAGCTGGTGCGCGAGGCTCTGCGCAGCTTGCGGAACAGTTTCAGCGGCCACGACCCCCAGCACCACACCATCGACAGCCTGGAGCAGGGCATCTCCAGCCTGATGGAGAGGCTGCACCGCATGGAGATGCAcaagaggcaggagaggagg GTCCAAGGGAAATCACCTGCCAGCCACACCACGAACGACTACCGAGAGCCCTGGCCCTCCAACTCCA AACTGCCTCATTCTCACAGCACCCCTGCAATGAGCAGCAGTGCATGCACCAAAGTGCTCTACTTCACAGACCGCTCCCTCACACCTTTCATGGTCAACATACCAAAGAG GTTAGGTGAGGTGACCCTGAGGGACTTCAAAGCAGCTATTGATCGGGAAGGAACGCATCGCTACCACTTCAAAGCCCTGGATCCAGAATTTGGTACAGTAAAAGAGGAG
- the DIXDC1 gene encoding dixin isoform X6: MGGKQVKCLASPSPVNSARSESSVTPSEEKAGFEIVREEEADTRTEETGSPFPPESQQARCPATGLEISWEEQLLEQQDHLEKEMEEAKKMISGLQALLLNGSLPEDEQERSFVLCEQDACPGEQLIIVRSRLDQSIEENQELKKELQRHKQEARSLQGIKDALQQRLAQQDALILQIKQELLRAKMDKEELHSQNVDLQRKVEERNRLLVEYKKELGQKDRHLHQHQAKMEEMLRQLSEASYQQAELERELQHKEALLAAQCMKKDAEEVIVYSNHGCQSNGFLQTSGKGATSTVHRGTNDLQLVREALRSLRNSFSGHDPQHHTIDSLEQGISSLMERLHRMEMHKRQERRVQGKSPASHTTNDYREPWPSNSKLPHSHSTPAMSSSACTKVLYFTDRSLTPFMVNIPKRLGEVTLRDFKAAIDREGTHRYHFKALDPEFGTVKEEVFHDDDIIPGWEGKIVAWVEEDHGEN; the protein is encoded by the exons CCTTGCATCACCCAGTCCTGTAAACAGCGCACGGAGTGAGTCTAGTGTTACACCTTCAGAGGAGAAGGCAGGCTTTGAaattgttcgtgaagaagaagcgGATACGAGAACAG AAGAGACGGGCTCTCCTTTCCCCCCAGAGTCGCAGCAGGCCAGGTGTCCTGCAACAGGCTTGGAGATTTCATGGGAGGAACAGCTCCTAGAGCAGCAAGATCACTTGGAAAAGGAAatggaagaagcaaagaagaTGATTTCAGGACTGCAG GCCTTGCTCCTCAATGGGTCATTACCTGAGGATGAGCAAGAAAGGTCGTTTGTCCTTTGTGAACAGGATGCCTGCCCTGGAGAACAGCTG ATCATAGTCCGAAGCCGACTGGATCAGAGCATAGAGGAGAATCAAGAGCTGAAG AAAGAGTTGCAGAGGCACAAGCAAGAAGCTCGAAGCCTGCAGGGAATAAAG GATGCCTTGCAGCAGCGGCTGGCCCAGCAGGATGCTCTGATTCTTCAGATAAAGCAAGAGCTGTTGAGAGCAAAAATGGACAAGGAGGAACTGCACAGCCAAAAT GTCGATTTACAGAGGAAGGTAGAAGAGAGGAATCGCCTCCTGGTGGAATACAAA AAGGAACTGGGCCAGAAGGACCGGCACTTACACCAACACCAGGCCAAGATGGAGGAAATGCTGCGGCAGCTCTCCGAGGCCAGCTATCAGCAG GCAGAGCTAGAACGAGAGCTGCAGCACAAAGAAGCCCTGCTGGCGGCTCAGTGTATGAAGAAGGATGCGGAAGAG gtgataGTCTACAGCAATCATGGCTGTCAGAGCAATGGCTTCCTGCAGACATCAGGGAAAGGAGCCACTTCCACAGTGCACAGAGGG ACCAACGACTTGCAGCTGGTGCGCGAGGCTCTGCGCAGCTTGCGGAACAGTTTCAGCGGCCACGACCCCCAGCACCACACCATCGACAGCCTGGAGCAGGGCATCTCCAGCCTGATGGAGAGGCTGCACCGCATGGAGATGCAcaagaggcaggagaggagg GTCCAAGGGAAATCACCTGCCAGCCACACCACGAACGACTACCGAGAGCCCTGGCCCTCCAACTCCA AACTGCCTCATTCTCACAGCACCCCTGCAATGAGCAGCAGTGCATGCACCAAAGTGCTCTACTTCACAGACCGCTCCCTCACACCTTTCATGGTCAACATACCAAAGAG GTTAGGTGAGGTGACCCTGAGGGACTTCAAAGCAGCTATTGATCGGGAAGGAACGCATCGCTACCACTTCAAAGCCCTGGATCCAGAATTTGGTACAGTAAAAGAGGAG